In one Gadus morhua chromosome 7, gadMor3.0, whole genome shotgun sequence genomic region, the following are encoded:
- the mib2 gene encoding E3 ubiquitin-protein ligase MIB2 isoform X1, whose amino-acid sequence MVLFHLGIPLPNMFRSGLRIVGLSPPHLFLEPSLDPPGARRPSSSRPGPRPQAKRSGPRPGPSRGGMEVGMRVVRGLDWKWGNQDDSEGHMGTVVEIGRQGSTTTPDKTVVVQWDSGTRTNYRTGYQGAYDLLLYDNAQIGVRHSNIICDSCKKHGIMGMRWKCKVCFDYDLCTQCYMNNKHDLSHAFERYETAHSQPVTLAPRQNLTRIILKGIFQGVKVVRGPDWDWGNQDGGEGKVGKVVDIRGWDTESGRSVASVTWSNGTTNVYRMGHKGKVDLKYVSDVQGGFYYKEHLPKLGEHAELQRQDSADGHSFQQGDKVKCLLEVDILRQMQEGHGGWNPKMAEYISRIGTVHRITDRGDVRVQYSNNIRWTFHPGALTKVNTFGVGELVKVLEDMESVKRLQTGHGEWTDSMSPALGQVGKVLKVYADGDLRVAFGGQTWTFNPACLSAQTAEVDANLMTAENPSESGSTVISVLEKLLAQSTEQDNPGRLVIEAAHGSANKVRELVQKYPDKVDIKNQGKTALQVAAHQGHLEVVKALLQASSSVEVKDEDGDTALHYTAFGNQAEIARLLLSKGANVNLLNNSMCTALQIAVNKGFTDVVRVLTEHAADVNLQDSYGDTPLHDAIAKDFRGIMEILVLVPNIDFTQQNNRGFNLLHHAALKGNKLATDRILGRARQLVDVKKDDGFSALHLAALNNHWEVAHTLLKEGRCDVNIRNNRNQTALQLAVTQGHEGLLQLLVAEGADVNMEDEDGDTALHVALSRPQLASASPTPPPAAGASGTEEPPGEGCTATGPSLHGRLSESGLLGSVELTLGSAIACFLAWEGADISYANHKGKSPLDLVTDPAMVQVIKGFAEKHRLQRLQAITCGQGLSSACLRRVHTTPNTMTNLVLPTAPGPSECLICSELALLVLFCPCQHSVACEECAHRMKKCIKCQVTITKKIRQDQTEVDCSPGTENSEQHNLLEQLQSRYRQMEERITCPICIDNHIKLVFQCGHASCIDCSAALKTCPICRQTIRERIQLFV is encoded by the exons TGAGTCCCCCTCACCTGTTCCTGGAGCCGTCCCTGGACCCCCCGGGGGCCCGccggcccagcagcagcaggccgggCCCGAGGCCCCAGGCCAAGCGCTCCGGCCCCCGGCCCGGCCCCAGCAGAGGCGGCATGGAGGTGGGCATGCGCGTGGTGCGCGGCCTGGACTGGAAGTGGGGGAACCAGGACGACTCGGAGGGCCACATGGGAACGGTGGTGGAGATCGGGCGGCAGGGCAGCACCACCACGCCCGACAAGacggtggtggtgcagtgggaCAGCGGCACGCGCACCAACTACCGGACGGGCTACCAGGGGGCGTACGACCTGCTGCTCTACGACAACGCCCAGATCG GGGTTCGTCACTCCAACATCATCTGTGACAGCTGCAAGAAGCACGGCATCATGGGTATGCGCTGGAAGTGCAAGGTGTGCTTCGACTACGACCTCTGCACCCAGTGTTACATGAACAACAAGCATGACCTCAGCCATGCCTTCGAGCGCTACGAGACCGCCCACTCACAGCC CGTTACCTTGGCACCGAGGCAGAACCTCACACGGATCATCCTCAAAGGCATCTTCCAGGGGGTCAAAGTGGTGCGTGGACCGGACTGGGACTGGGGCAACCAAGACG GTGGGGAGGGTAAGGTTGGTAAGGTAGTGGATATTCGCGGCTGGGACACAGAGTCTGGCCGCAGCGTGGCCAGTGTGACCTGGTCCAATGGAACCACTAACGTCTACCGAATGGGCCACAAGGGCAAGGTAGACCTCAAGTACGTGTCTGATGTCCAGGGCGGCTTCTACTACAAAGAACACCTGCCCAAGCTGG GAGAGCACGCCGAGCTCCAGCGACAGGACAGTGCCGACGGCCACTCCTTCCAGCAGGGGGACAAGGTCAAGTGTCTCCTGGAGGTGGACATCCTCCGGCAGATGCAGGAGGGCCATGGGGGTTGGAACCCCAAGATGGCCGAG TACATCAGTCGGATCGGGACGGTCCATCGGATCACGGACCGGGGGGATGTGAGGGTCCAGTACAGCAACAACATCCGGTGGACCTTCCACCCAGGGGCCCTGACCAAG GTGAACACCTTCGGAGTCGGCGAGCTGGTTAAAGTGCTGGAGGACATGGAGAGCGTGAAGCGGCTGCAGACGGGCCACGGAGAGTGGACCGACAGCATGTCCCCT gccttgGGCCAGGTGGGCAAGGTCCTGAAGGTGTACGCTGACGGGGACCTGCGCGTTGCCTTCGGGGGCCAGACCTGGACCTTCAACCCGGCTTGCCTCTCGGCCCAAACGGCGGAGGTGGACGCCAACCTCATGACGGCGGAGAACCCCAGCGAATCAGGAA gcACGGTCATTTCAGTGCTGGAGAAGCTCCTGGCTCAGTCGACAGAGCAGGACAACCCCGGTCGACTGGTCATCGAAGCAGCGCACGGCAGCGCCAACAAAGTCCGCGAGCTGGTGCAGAAGTATCCAGACAAA GTGGACATTAAGAACCAGGGGAAGACGGCCCTCCAGGTGGCCGCCCACCAGGGCCacctggaggtggtgaaggcCCTGCTCCAGGCCAGCAGCTCGGTGGAGGTGAAGGACGAGGACGGGGACACGGCCCTGCACTACACCGCCTTCGG CAACCAGGCTGAGATCGCCCGGCTTTTGTTGAGCAAGGGGGCCAACGTGAACCTCCTGAACAACTCCATGTGCACGGCGCTCCAGATCGCCGTCAACAAGGGCTTCACGGACGTGGTGCGCGTCCTCACCGAGCACGCCGCCGACGTCAACCTGCAG GACTCGTACGGGGACACGCCCCTTCACGACGCCATCGCCAAGGACTTCCGCGGCATCATGGAGATCTTGGTACTGGTGCCCAACATCGACTTTACCCAGCAGAACAACCGCGGCTTCAACCTGCTGCACCACGCCGCCCTCAAGGGCAACAAGCT AGCCACGGACCGTATCCTGGGCCGCGCCCGGCAGCTGGTGGACGTGAAGAAGGACGACGGCTTCTCGGCGCTGCACCTGGCCGCCCTCAACAACCACTGGGAGGTGGCGCACACGCTGCTCAAGGAG GGCCGCTGCGACGTCAACATCCGCAACAACCGCAACCAGACGGCGCTGCAGCTGGCGGTGACGCAGGGCCACGAggggctgctgcagctgctggtgGCGGAGGGCGCCGACGTCAACATGGAGGACGAGGACGGGGACACGGCCCTGCACGTGGCCCTCAGCCGGCCCCAGCTGGCCAGCGCCAGCCCGACGCCGCCCCCCGCCGCGGGGGCCAGCGGCACCGAGGAGCCCCCCGGGGAGGGCTGCACCGCGACCGGACCCTCCCTCCACGGCAGG ctGAGTGAGTCCGGACTCCTGGGCTCCGTGGAGCTGACTCTGGGCTCTGCCATCGCCTGCTTCCTGGCGTGGGAAGGCGCCGACATCAGCTACGCCAACCACAAGGGCAAGAGCCCCCTGGACCTGGTCACGGACCCCGCCATGGTCCAGGTCATCAAGGGCTTCGCCGAGAAGCACAG GTTGCAGCGCCTGCAGGCCATCACGTGCGGTCAGGGCCTGAGCAGCGCCTGCCTGCGGCGGGTGCACACCACGCCCAACACAATGACCAACCTGGTGCTGCCcacggccccggggcccagcgAGTGCCTCATCTGCTCGGAGCTGGCCCTGCTCGTCCTCTTCTGCCCCTGCCAGCACAGTGTGGCCTGCGAAG AGTGTGCCCATAGAATGAAGAAATGCATCAAATGCCAAGTCACAATCACCAAGAAGATCAGACAAG ACCAGACGGAGGTGGACTGCAGCCCCGGCACGGAGAACTCGGAGCAGCACAACCTGCTGGAGCAGCTGCAGTCGCGCTACCGGCAGATGGAGGAGCGCATCACCTGCCCCATCTGCATCGACAACCACATCAAGCTGGTGTTCCAGTGCGGCCACGCCTCCTGCATCGACTGCAGCGCCGCCCTGAAGACCTGCCCCATCTGCCGCCAGACCATCCGGGAACGCATCCAGCTGTTtgtctga
- the sult1st5 gene encoding sulfotransferase family 1, cytosolic sulfotransferase 5 → MADKVTRCTLQEVHGIPLLEPIVQHWEKVEAFQAFPEDLLIVTYPKAGTTWTQEIVDLILHGGDAEMVRRAPTNTRMPFLEFSSPKASHPGITQLEKMDPPRVIKSHLPIQLLPKSFWESGSKVIYVARNPKDTLVSYFHFDRMNMVQPEPGPWSGYQKKFMEGQLGWGSWYEHVKGYWKEKDKRNIHYLFFEDMKENPAREIQRIAKFLGHRLSEDILNNIVQLTTFDAMRENPMANYSSVPGNIFDRKASDFLRKGEVGDWKNHLSPEENAAFEKHYVETMSDCEIPFRFVI, encoded by the exons ATGGCGGACAAG GTAACCCGATGCACCTTGCAAGAGGTCCATGGCATCCCTTTGCTGGAGCCCATAGTCCAGCACTGGGAGAAAGTCGAGGCCTTTCAAGCGTTTCCAGAAGACCTACTCATCGTCACATACCCAAAGGCAG GTACTACATGGACGCAGGAGATCGTAGATTTGATCTTGCACGGCGGCGATGCGGAGATGGTGAGGCGGGCTCCGACAAACACCCGCATGCCCTTCCTGGAGTTCAGCTCGCCCAAAGCATCTCACCCTG GGATTACTCAACTCGAGAAGATGGATCCTCCTCGTGTGATCAAGAGTCATCTACCCATCCAGCTGCTGCCTAAGTCCTTCTGGGAATCAGGAAGCAAG GTTATCTATGTGGCTCGGAACCCTAAAGACACCTTGGTGTCCTATTTTCACTTTGACCGCATGAACATGGTTCAGCCGGAGCCGGGGCCATGGTCAGGGTACCAGAAGAAGTTCATGGAAGGACAAT TGGGATGGGGATCGTGGTACGAACATGTCAAAGGTTATTGGAAGGAGAAGGACAAAAGGAATATACACTATCTTTTCTTCGAGGACATGAAAGAG AATCCTGCCAGGGAGATTCAGCGTATTGCCAAGTTCCTTGGTCACCGCTTGTCAGAAGACATTCTCAACAATATCGTGCAATTGACGACGTTTGATGCCATGCGAGAAAACCCAATGGCCAACTACTCCTCAGTACCAGGGAACATCTTTGACCGGAAGGCGTCTGACTTCTTGAGAAAAG GGGAGGTTGGTGACTGGAAGAATCACTTGAGTCCTGAGGAAAACGCTGCATTTGAAAAGCATTATGTGGAAACCATGTCTGACTGTGAGATTCCCTTCCGTTTTGTGATTTAA
- the mib2 gene encoding E3 ubiquitin-protein ligase MIB2 isoform X2 has product MEVGMRVVRGLDWKWGNQDDSEGHMGTVVEIGRQGSTTTPDKTVVVQWDSGTRTNYRTGYQGAYDLLLYDNAQIGVRHSNIICDSCKKHGIMGMRWKCKVCFDYDLCTQCYMNNKHDLSHAFERYETAHSQPVTLAPRQNLTRIILKGIFQGVKVVRGPDWDWGNQDGGEGKVGKVVDIRGWDTESGRSVASVTWSNGTTNVYRMGHKGKVDLKYVSDVQGGFYYKEHLPKLGEHAELQRQDSADGHSFQQGDKVKCLLEVDILRQMQEGHGGWNPKMAEYISRIGTVHRITDRGDVRVQYSNNIRWTFHPGALTKVNTFGVGELVKVLEDMESVKRLQTGHGEWTDSMSPALGQVGKVLKVYADGDLRVAFGGQTWTFNPACLSAQTAEVDANLMTAENPSESGSTVISVLEKLLAQSTEQDNPGRLVIEAAHGSANKVRELVQKYPDKVDIKNQGKTALQVAAHQGHLEVVKALLQASSSVEVKDEDGDTALHYTAFGNQAEIARLLLSKGANVNLLNNSMCTALQIAVNKGFTDVVRVLTEHAADVNLQDSYGDTPLHDAIAKDFRGIMEILVLVPNIDFTQQNNRGFNLLHHAALKGNKLATDRILGRARQLVDVKKDDGFSALHLAALNNHWEVAHTLLKEGRCDVNIRNNRNQTALQLAVTQGHEGLLQLLVAEGADVNMEDEDGDTALHVALSRPQLASASPTPPPAAGASGTEEPPGEGCTATGPSLHGRLSESGLLGSVELTLGSAIACFLAWEGADISYANHKGKSPLDLVTDPAMVQVIKGFAEKHRLQRLQAITCGQGLSSACLRRVHTTPNTMTNLVLPTAPGPSECLICSELALLVLFCPCQHSVACEECAHRMKKCIKCQVTITKKIRQDQTEVDCSPGTENSEQHNLLEQLQSRYRQMEERITCPICIDNHIKLVFQCGHASCIDCSAALKTCPICRQTIRERIQLFV; this is encoded by the exons ATGGAGGTGGGCATGCGCGTGGTGCGCGGCCTGGACTGGAAGTGGGGGAACCAGGACGACTCGGAGGGCCACATGGGAACGGTGGTGGAGATCGGGCGGCAGGGCAGCACCACCACGCCCGACAAGacggtggtggtgcagtgggaCAGCGGCACGCGCACCAACTACCGGACGGGCTACCAGGGGGCGTACGACCTGCTGCTCTACGACAACGCCCAGATCG GGGTTCGTCACTCCAACATCATCTGTGACAGCTGCAAGAAGCACGGCATCATGGGTATGCGCTGGAAGTGCAAGGTGTGCTTCGACTACGACCTCTGCACCCAGTGTTACATGAACAACAAGCATGACCTCAGCCATGCCTTCGAGCGCTACGAGACCGCCCACTCACAGCC CGTTACCTTGGCACCGAGGCAGAACCTCACACGGATCATCCTCAAAGGCATCTTCCAGGGGGTCAAAGTGGTGCGTGGACCGGACTGGGACTGGGGCAACCAAGACG GTGGGGAGGGTAAGGTTGGTAAGGTAGTGGATATTCGCGGCTGGGACACAGAGTCTGGCCGCAGCGTGGCCAGTGTGACCTGGTCCAATGGAACCACTAACGTCTACCGAATGGGCCACAAGGGCAAGGTAGACCTCAAGTACGTGTCTGATGTCCAGGGCGGCTTCTACTACAAAGAACACCTGCCCAAGCTGG GAGAGCACGCCGAGCTCCAGCGACAGGACAGTGCCGACGGCCACTCCTTCCAGCAGGGGGACAAGGTCAAGTGTCTCCTGGAGGTGGACATCCTCCGGCAGATGCAGGAGGGCCATGGGGGTTGGAACCCCAAGATGGCCGAG TACATCAGTCGGATCGGGACGGTCCATCGGATCACGGACCGGGGGGATGTGAGGGTCCAGTACAGCAACAACATCCGGTGGACCTTCCACCCAGGGGCCCTGACCAAG GTGAACACCTTCGGAGTCGGCGAGCTGGTTAAAGTGCTGGAGGACATGGAGAGCGTGAAGCGGCTGCAGACGGGCCACGGAGAGTGGACCGACAGCATGTCCCCT gccttgGGCCAGGTGGGCAAGGTCCTGAAGGTGTACGCTGACGGGGACCTGCGCGTTGCCTTCGGGGGCCAGACCTGGACCTTCAACCCGGCTTGCCTCTCGGCCCAAACGGCGGAGGTGGACGCCAACCTCATGACGGCGGAGAACCCCAGCGAATCAGGAA gcACGGTCATTTCAGTGCTGGAGAAGCTCCTGGCTCAGTCGACAGAGCAGGACAACCCCGGTCGACTGGTCATCGAAGCAGCGCACGGCAGCGCCAACAAAGTCCGCGAGCTGGTGCAGAAGTATCCAGACAAA GTGGACATTAAGAACCAGGGGAAGACGGCCCTCCAGGTGGCCGCCCACCAGGGCCacctggaggtggtgaaggcCCTGCTCCAGGCCAGCAGCTCGGTGGAGGTGAAGGACGAGGACGGGGACACGGCCCTGCACTACACCGCCTTCGG CAACCAGGCTGAGATCGCCCGGCTTTTGTTGAGCAAGGGGGCCAACGTGAACCTCCTGAACAACTCCATGTGCACGGCGCTCCAGATCGCCGTCAACAAGGGCTTCACGGACGTGGTGCGCGTCCTCACCGAGCACGCCGCCGACGTCAACCTGCAG GACTCGTACGGGGACACGCCCCTTCACGACGCCATCGCCAAGGACTTCCGCGGCATCATGGAGATCTTGGTACTGGTGCCCAACATCGACTTTACCCAGCAGAACAACCGCGGCTTCAACCTGCTGCACCACGCCGCCCTCAAGGGCAACAAGCT AGCCACGGACCGTATCCTGGGCCGCGCCCGGCAGCTGGTGGACGTGAAGAAGGACGACGGCTTCTCGGCGCTGCACCTGGCCGCCCTCAACAACCACTGGGAGGTGGCGCACACGCTGCTCAAGGAG GGCCGCTGCGACGTCAACATCCGCAACAACCGCAACCAGACGGCGCTGCAGCTGGCGGTGACGCAGGGCCACGAggggctgctgcagctgctggtgGCGGAGGGCGCCGACGTCAACATGGAGGACGAGGACGGGGACACGGCCCTGCACGTGGCCCTCAGCCGGCCCCAGCTGGCCAGCGCCAGCCCGACGCCGCCCCCCGCCGCGGGGGCCAGCGGCACCGAGGAGCCCCCCGGGGAGGGCTGCACCGCGACCGGACCCTCCCTCCACGGCAGG ctGAGTGAGTCCGGACTCCTGGGCTCCGTGGAGCTGACTCTGGGCTCTGCCATCGCCTGCTTCCTGGCGTGGGAAGGCGCCGACATCAGCTACGCCAACCACAAGGGCAAGAGCCCCCTGGACCTGGTCACGGACCCCGCCATGGTCCAGGTCATCAAGGGCTTCGCCGAGAAGCACAG GTTGCAGCGCCTGCAGGCCATCACGTGCGGTCAGGGCCTGAGCAGCGCCTGCCTGCGGCGGGTGCACACCACGCCCAACACAATGACCAACCTGGTGCTGCCcacggccccggggcccagcgAGTGCCTCATCTGCTCGGAGCTGGCCCTGCTCGTCCTCTTCTGCCCCTGCCAGCACAGTGTGGCCTGCGAAG AGTGTGCCCATAGAATGAAGAAATGCATCAAATGCCAAGTCACAATCACCAAGAAGATCAGACAAG ACCAGACGGAGGTGGACTGCAGCCCCGGCACGGAGAACTCGGAGCAGCACAACCTGCTGGAGCAGCTGCAGTCGCGCTACCGGCAGATGGAGGAGCGCATCACCTGCCCCATCTGCATCGACAACCACATCAAGCTGGTGTTCCAGTGCGGCCACGCCTCCTGCATCGACTGCAGCGCCGCCCTGAAGACCTGCCCCATCTGCCGCCAGACCATCCGGGAACGCATCCAGCTGTTtgtctga
- the mib2 gene encoding E3 ubiquitin-protein ligase MIB2 isoform X3 — MGIGSSFAPPTDQIFTISVTLAPRQNLTRIILKGIFQGVKVVRGPDWDWGNQDGGEGKVGKVVDIRGWDTESGRSVASVTWSNGTTNVYRMGHKGKVDLKYVSDVQGGFYYKEHLPKLGEHAELQRQDSADGHSFQQGDKVKCLLEVDILRQMQEGHGGWNPKMAEYISRIGTVHRITDRGDVRVQYSNNIRWTFHPGALTKVNTFGVGELVKVLEDMESVKRLQTGHGEWTDSMSPALGQVGKVLKVYADGDLRVAFGGQTWTFNPACLSAQTAEVDANLMTAENPSESGSTVISVLEKLLAQSTEQDNPGRLVIEAAHGSANKVRELVQKYPDKVDIKNQGKTALQVAAHQGHLEVVKALLQASSSVEVKDEDGDTALHYTAFGNQAEIARLLLSKGANVNLLNNSMCTALQIAVNKGFTDVVRVLTEHAADVNLQDSYGDTPLHDAIAKDFRGIMEILVLVPNIDFTQQNNRGFNLLHHAALKGNKLATDRILGRARQLVDVKKDDGFSALHLAALNNHWEVAHTLLKEGRCDVNIRNNRNQTALQLAVTQGHEGLLQLLVAEGADVNMEDEDGDTALHVALSRPQLASASPTPPPAAGASGTEEPPGEGCTATGPSLHGRLSESGLLGSVELTLGSAIACFLAWEGADISYANHKGKSPLDLVTDPAMVQVIKGFAEKHRLQRLQAITCGQGLSSACLRRVHTTPNTMTNLVLPTAPGPSECLICSELALLVLFCPCQHSVACEECAHRMKKCIKCQVTITKKIRQDQTEVDCSPGTENSEQHNLLEQLQSRYRQMEERITCPICIDNHIKLVFQCGHASCIDCSAALKTCPICRQTIRERIQLFV, encoded by the exons ATGGGAATAGGCAGTTCCTTTGCGCCACCAACAGATCAAATCTTTACCATAAG CGTTACCTTGGCACCGAGGCAGAACCTCACACGGATCATCCTCAAAGGCATCTTCCAGGGGGTCAAAGTGGTGCGTGGACCGGACTGGGACTGGGGCAACCAAGACG GTGGGGAGGGTAAGGTTGGTAAGGTAGTGGATATTCGCGGCTGGGACACAGAGTCTGGCCGCAGCGTGGCCAGTGTGACCTGGTCCAATGGAACCACTAACGTCTACCGAATGGGCCACAAGGGCAAGGTAGACCTCAAGTACGTGTCTGATGTCCAGGGCGGCTTCTACTACAAAGAACACCTGCCCAAGCTGG GAGAGCACGCCGAGCTCCAGCGACAGGACAGTGCCGACGGCCACTCCTTCCAGCAGGGGGACAAGGTCAAGTGTCTCCTGGAGGTGGACATCCTCCGGCAGATGCAGGAGGGCCATGGGGGTTGGAACCCCAAGATGGCCGAG TACATCAGTCGGATCGGGACGGTCCATCGGATCACGGACCGGGGGGATGTGAGGGTCCAGTACAGCAACAACATCCGGTGGACCTTCCACCCAGGGGCCCTGACCAAG GTGAACACCTTCGGAGTCGGCGAGCTGGTTAAAGTGCTGGAGGACATGGAGAGCGTGAAGCGGCTGCAGACGGGCCACGGAGAGTGGACCGACAGCATGTCCCCT gccttgGGCCAGGTGGGCAAGGTCCTGAAGGTGTACGCTGACGGGGACCTGCGCGTTGCCTTCGGGGGCCAGACCTGGACCTTCAACCCGGCTTGCCTCTCGGCCCAAACGGCGGAGGTGGACGCCAACCTCATGACGGCGGAGAACCCCAGCGAATCAGGAA gcACGGTCATTTCAGTGCTGGAGAAGCTCCTGGCTCAGTCGACAGAGCAGGACAACCCCGGTCGACTGGTCATCGAAGCAGCGCACGGCAGCGCCAACAAAGTCCGCGAGCTGGTGCAGAAGTATCCAGACAAA GTGGACATTAAGAACCAGGGGAAGACGGCCCTCCAGGTGGCCGCCCACCAGGGCCacctggaggtggtgaaggcCCTGCTCCAGGCCAGCAGCTCGGTGGAGGTGAAGGACGAGGACGGGGACACGGCCCTGCACTACACCGCCTTCGG CAACCAGGCTGAGATCGCCCGGCTTTTGTTGAGCAAGGGGGCCAACGTGAACCTCCTGAACAACTCCATGTGCACGGCGCTCCAGATCGCCGTCAACAAGGGCTTCACGGACGTGGTGCGCGTCCTCACCGAGCACGCCGCCGACGTCAACCTGCAG GACTCGTACGGGGACACGCCCCTTCACGACGCCATCGCCAAGGACTTCCGCGGCATCATGGAGATCTTGGTACTGGTGCCCAACATCGACTTTACCCAGCAGAACAACCGCGGCTTCAACCTGCTGCACCACGCCGCCCTCAAGGGCAACAAGCT AGCCACGGACCGTATCCTGGGCCGCGCCCGGCAGCTGGTGGACGTGAAGAAGGACGACGGCTTCTCGGCGCTGCACCTGGCCGCCCTCAACAACCACTGGGAGGTGGCGCACACGCTGCTCAAGGAG GGCCGCTGCGACGTCAACATCCGCAACAACCGCAACCAGACGGCGCTGCAGCTGGCGGTGACGCAGGGCCACGAggggctgctgcagctgctggtgGCGGAGGGCGCCGACGTCAACATGGAGGACGAGGACGGGGACACGGCCCTGCACGTGGCCCTCAGCCGGCCCCAGCTGGCCAGCGCCAGCCCGACGCCGCCCCCCGCCGCGGGGGCCAGCGGCACCGAGGAGCCCCCCGGGGAGGGCTGCACCGCGACCGGACCCTCCCTCCACGGCAGG ctGAGTGAGTCCGGACTCCTGGGCTCCGTGGAGCTGACTCTGGGCTCTGCCATCGCCTGCTTCCTGGCGTGGGAAGGCGCCGACATCAGCTACGCCAACCACAAGGGCAAGAGCCCCCTGGACCTGGTCACGGACCCCGCCATGGTCCAGGTCATCAAGGGCTTCGCCGAGAAGCACAG GTTGCAGCGCCTGCAGGCCATCACGTGCGGTCAGGGCCTGAGCAGCGCCTGCCTGCGGCGGGTGCACACCACGCCCAACACAATGACCAACCTGGTGCTGCCcacggccccggggcccagcgAGTGCCTCATCTGCTCGGAGCTGGCCCTGCTCGTCCTCTTCTGCCCCTGCCAGCACAGTGTGGCCTGCGAAG AGTGTGCCCATAGAATGAAGAAATGCATCAAATGCCAAGTCACAATCACCAAGAAGATCAGACAAG ACCAGACGGAGGTGGACTGCAGCCCCGGCACGGAGAACTCGGAGCAGCACAACCTGCTGGAGCAGCTGCAGTCGCGCTACCGGCAGATGGAGGAGCGCATCACCTGCCCCATCTGCATCGACAACCACATCAAGCTGGTGTTCCAGTGCGGCCACGCCTCCTGCATCGACTGCAGCGCCGCCCTGAAGACCTGCCCCATCTGCCGCCAGACCATCCGGGAACGCATCCAGCTGTTtgtctga
- the tmem82 gene encoding transmembrane protein 82, with amino-acid sequence MLSLIYWFIHKLNWWPVPDANPLDCLLQGVIGACGIWVLRDITRVHLFLEQQRHDATAGQKRPLRHDSRARGGLARTLQAVVLVVLLTLVGSRVASLVVLEFSLRAISSWFTDGLESRECQLVLVQCHFSLGCALSCGLHFFHEGAPHRLLSLMLVAALGWLLSNQTSRLLHHVETLYTLHSSRSYCGVCMTLLSTGGSLLPMLLRRTLIATFSVAVLASISIVNRHFASATEALKFWTPLTICYTLLVVYMQDERSRARAGQQQQQLLKAVAVRLGGLLVLMLTVGRWADVVHILICFLGEAVCLVAARDLLAARTPLSDQEDFEDYNEEEIQQKETKTRLQLSNHTGK; translated from the exons ATGTTATCTTTGATATACTGGTTTATACACAAGCTAAACTGGTGGCCGGTTCCGGACGCCAATCCGTTAGATTGTTTACTTCAAG GAGTTATCGGTGCTTGTGGAATCTGGGTCCTGCGGGACATCACGAGGGTGCACCTGTTTCTAGAGCAACAGCG CCATGACGCCACGGCCGGCCAGAAGCGACCGCTCCGACATGATAGCAGAGCTAGAGGCGGCCTGGCCCGGACCCTGCAGGCTGTGGTCTTGGTGGTTCTGCTGACCCTAGTGGGTTCCAGAGTGGCCTCGCTGGTGGTTCTTGAATTCTCTCTACGCGCCATCTCTTCTTGGTTTACCGATGGGCTA GAATCAAGGGAATGTCAGCTGGTGCTCGTCCAGTGTCACTTCTCCTTAGGTTGTGCCCTAAGCTGCGGTCTACACTTTTTCCACGAGGGGGCGCCACATCGTTTGCTTTCGTTGATGTTGGTGGCAGCGCTCGGGTGGCTCTTATCCAATCAGACGTCCCGGTTGCTGCACCACGTGGAGACGCTGTACACACTCCACAGCTCGCGAAGCTACTGCGGCGTGTGTATGACCCTGCTGTCCACGGGGGGGTCCCTGCTGCCCATGCTACTACGCAGGACTTTGATCGCCACCTTCTCTGTCGCTGTGCTGGCCTCCATATCCATTGTGAACAGACACTTTGCTTCTGCCACTGAGGCACTGAAGTTTTGGACGCCACTGACTATTTGCTACACCTTGTTGGTTGTGTACATGCAAG ACGAACGGAGCCGTGCGCGCgccggccagcagcagcagcagctgctgaagGCGGTGGCCGTGCGTCTTGGGGGTCTATTGGTGCTGATGCTGACTGTCGGTCGCTGGGCAGATGTGGTCCACATCCTAATCTGCTTCCTGGGAGAGGCCGTGTGTCTCGTTGCCGCCCGGGACCTGCTGGCTGCTAGGACACCCCTTTCG GATCAGGAGGATTTTGAGGACTACAACGAAGAAGAGATCCAACAAAAAGAAACCAAGACACGCCTACAATTATCAAATcatacagggaaataa